From Erwinia pyri, a single genomic window includes:
- the rhtB gene encoding homoserine/homoserine lactone efflux protein, which yields MTIEWWLAYLLTTSILSLSPGSGAINTMSTGISHGYRGAVASISGLQVGLSLHILLVGIGLGALFSQSLLAFEILKWAGAAYLVWLGIQQWRSAGGIDLQAVAKAMPRRKLFKRAVLVNLTNPKSIVFLAALFPQFILPHQPQAVQYLVLGVTTVVVDIIVMIGYAMLAKRIAGWIKGPRQMKLLNRTFGGMFMAVGALLASARRIA from the coding sequence ATGACCATCGAATGGTGGCTGGCTTATCTTTTAACCACCAGCATCTTAAGTCTTTCACCCGGTTCCGGGGCGATCAATACCATGAGTACCGGCATCAGCCACGGCTATCGTGGCGCAGTGGCCTCCATTTCCGGCCTGCAGGTTGGCCTGTCACTGCACATCCTGCTGGTGGGCATTGGCCTGGGCGCCCTCTTCTCACAATCTCTGCTGGCTTTTGAGATCCTGAAGTGGGCCGGGGCTGCCTATCTGGTCTGGCTGGGCATTCAGCAGTGGCGCTCTGCCGGTGGCATCGATCTGCAGGCGGTGGCAAAAGCGATGCCGCGCAGAAAGCTGTTTAAGCGCGCGGTTCTGGTGAACCTGACTAACCCGAAAAGCATTGTTTTCCTGGCGGCGCTGTTCCCGCAGTTCATCCTTCCTCATCAGCCGCAGGCTGTGCAGTATCTGGTATTGGGCGTGACGACGGTGGTGGTCGATATCATCGTGATGATTGGCTACGCCATGTTGGCTAAACGCATTGCCGGGTGGATCAAAGGGCCGCGTCAGATGAAATTGCTGAACAGAACGTTTGGCGGAATGTTTATGGCGGTAGGCGCGCTGCTGGCCTCGGCAAGGCGCATTGCCTGA
- the rhtC gene encoding threonine export protein RhtC, with protein MMLFLTVALVHFVALMSPGPDFFFVSQTAVSRSRKEAMLGVTGITLGIVIWAGVALMGLNLILQQMAWLHQLIMVGGGLYLLWMGWQMLRSARQQHRQATQPDAPTVVLPKKGKTFLKGFLTNLSNPKAVIYFGSVFSLFVGDDVGAGERWGLFLLIVGETFVWFSLVASIFALPAMRQGYQRLAKWIDGFAGLLFAGFGIHLILSR; from the coding sequence ATGATGTTATTCCTGACGGTGGCGCTGGTTCACTTTGTGGCGTTGATGAGTCCGGGACCGGACTTCTTTTTCGTGTCGCAAACTGCGGTCAGCCGCTCCAGAAAGGAAGCGATGCTGGGCGTTACCGGGATCACCCTGGGCATTGTTATCTGGGCGGGCGTGGCGCTGATGGGGCTGAACCTGATCCTGCAGCAGATGGCCTGGCTGCATCAGCTGATCATGGTCGGCGGCGGGCTTTACCTGCTATGGATGGGCTGGCAGATGCTGCGCTCTGCGCGCCAGCAGCACAGGCAGGCCACTCAGCCAGATGCCCCAACGGTCGTGCTGCCGAAAAAGGGCAAAACTTTCCTGAAAGGCTTTCTCACCAACCTCTCTAACCCAAAAGCGGTAATCTACTTTGGCAGCGTATTCTCTCTGTTTGTCGGGGATGATGTGGGAGCGGGGGAGCGCTGGGGGCTGTTTTTACTGATCGTCGGGGAAACGTTTGTCTGGTTCAGCCTGGTGGCCAGCATCTTTGCCCTGCCAGCGATGCGTCAGGGTTATCAGCGTCTGGCAAAATGGATTGATGGTTTTGCGGGTCTCCTGTTTGCCGGTTTTGGCATCCACCTGATCCTTTCACGCTAA